Below is a window of Malus domestica chromosome 13, GDT2T_hap1 DNA.
AGGTGAGTTCACCTCACATGAATTCACAGATTTCTGCAATGAGAATGACGTTCAAAGGCAGTTGACAGCTACCTATACGCCTCAACAGAACGGGGTTGCTGAACAGAAGAATCGAACTATCATGAATATGGTTCGATGTATGCTATCAGATAAACGAATTCCAAAGACCTTCTGGCCTAAAGCAGTGAACTGGGTTGTCCACGTGCTGAATCAAAGTCCGACCCTTGCAGTAAAGAGCAAAACACCTGAGGAAGCATGGAGTGGGCGCAAACCCTCGGTAGAGCactttagggtttttggttgcaTCTCTCATGTGCACGTACCAGATagcaaaagattgaagcttgATGACAAAAGCCTCAAATGTATACTGTTGGGTAAGTGAGGAGTCCAAAGCTTATAGATTGTTTGATCCTATTTCAaataaaatcatcataagtcgaGATGTAGtatttgaagaagatcaacagtgGAATTGGGATGACAGTCATGAGCAAAATATTTTAGCTGATCTTGATTCTGGATATGaaggaaatgaagaagaagatgaaggagatgaagaagaaaCTGACGTTCATGGGTCAGATGGCAATAATTCATTTGAATAAGAAGATGCCATAAATGAAGGCAGTGCACCTCAAGAGGGACGAGCTCGAAGGCCACCAATTTGGATGAGAGACTATGACGCTGGTGAAGGTCTCTTTGATGAAGAAGGTATGAACTTTGCTCATCTAGCTTTGTTTACGAATGGCGATCCTACTAGCTATTGTGAAGCTGTGAAAAGTGAAAAGTGGAAACAAGCAATGGATAGAGAGATAGAAGCAATAGAGAAGAACCATACGTGGGAATTGACTGACCTACCAACAGGGGGAAAAACCATTGGAGTCAAATGGGTTTTCAAGacaaaattgaatgaaaattgGGAGGTAGACAAGTATAAGGCTCGGCTTGTTGCGAAGGGATATTGCCAACGATATGGAGTGGATTTTTCTGAAGTATTTGCACCAGTGGCACGAATGGATACAATTTGGATGGTTATATCCATTGATGCACAAAGGAGCTGGAAGATTTACCAACTCGACGTCAAAGCAGCTTTCTTGCATGGAGAGATCAATAAAGAGGTTTTCGTTGAACAACCACTTGGATATGAACAGAAAGGAAGCGAAGGCAATGTCTATCGTCTCAAGAAGGCACTATACGGGCTCAAGCAGGCTCTACGAGCATGGTACAGTCGAATAGAGGCCTATTTTATCAAAGAGGGATTCAGGAAATGTCCTTTTGAGCACACATTGTTTATCAAGACAGCCAGTGAAGAAACCAGATGGCATTTTTATAAGTCAGCGTAAGTATGCACAGGAAGTGTTAGACAGGTTCAACATGGGTCAGTACAACTCAGTGCACAACCCTGTGGTTCCTGGATTCAAACTCACTCGTGATGAAGGGGGAGCAAAAGTAGACAGCACGCACTATAAGCAAATGGTTGGGACTCTTATGTATTTAACAGCTACACGACCTGATCTTATGTACGTTGTAAGTCTAATTAGCAGGTATATGGAGAATCCTACAGAGACTCATTTGTTGGCAGTCAAAAGGATCTTAAGATACGTGAAGGGAACTGGTGATTTTGGGGTATTTTACAAGAAGAGAGGAGATGAAGAGCTCATTGGCTATACGGACAGTGACTATGCCGGTGATCAAGATGACAGAAAAAGTACTTCAGGTTATGTATTTATGATGAATTCAGGTGCAGTATCATGGTCCTCGAAGAAGCAACCAGTTGTCACTCTTTCTACTACTGAAGCAGAATTCATTGCTGCTGTTTCAAGTACGTGTCAAGTGGTGTGGATAAGAAGAATATTGAGTTGCTTGAATCTAAGGCAAAACGGTCCAACAAAGGTTTACTGTGATAATATCTCAACCATTAAGCTGTCAAAGAATCCAGTAATGCATGGTCGCAGTAAACATATAGATGTAAGGTTTCACTTCCTTCGAGATCTTGTTAAGGATGAAGTAGTGGAGCTGCTGCAGTGTTCTACTCAGGAGCAGATTGCAGACGTGATGACGAAGCTACTGAAACTTGAAGTATTTCAGAAACTGCGAGACCTAATGGGTGTATGCAAATGGCCTGGAATAAACTGAATCAATAGTATTCAGTTTAAGGGAGGATGTTGAAGTTGTCAAAGATTCTAGTTGATAGGTTTCCTTTATTCTAGGGCTTATACCCTGGACGTGCTAATAACCCTCCTATACTTGAGGGACAAGTTTGTTATCTGTTTTTGAATTAGCCGATTACCACGATTCTAGGGTTATTGTTATCGTGGGTtgttatttcatttttcttgttgATGTAAGGCTATTTAATAGCTGGTTGATGTCTTTCAGTTTAATAAGAATGCTTCTGAGTTATCCAGTGCAATATACGTTGTGTTcgtattctcaaaacttcacgTAAACCTAGTTCATTTTCAACATTTTCAACAAAAAGATTGCGTGACAAGAAGTTGGCAGTTGGCTTAATTTAGGTTCGACAAGATGgaataattaatttaacataaaccGAACATTCTCAAAATATAGATTGCTTACTGAAATGTA
It encodes the following:
- the LOC139190467 gene encoding secreted RxLR effector protein 161-like; protein product: MGQYNSVHNPVVPGFKLTRDEGGAKVDSTHYKQMVGTLMYLTATRPDLMYVVSLISRYMENPTETHLLAVKRILRYVKGTGDFGVFYKKRGDEELIGYTDSDYAGDQDDRKSTSGYVFMMNSGAVSWSSKKQPVVTLSTTEAEFIAAVSSTCQVVWIRRILSCLNLRQNGPTKVYCDNISTIKLSKNPVMHGRSKHIDVRFHFLRDLVKDEVVELLQCSTQEQIADVMTKLLKLEVFQKLRDLMGVCKWPGIN